Genomic DNA from bacterium:
CATGTCAAATTTCCCGCTTTCTCATCCAGTCCCGGATGGTCTCGTAAGAGTACACCGGTCCGTCCTTGCAGACGAAGCTCGGCCCGCACTGGCAGTGGCCGCAGAGGCCGACGCCGCACTTCATGTTGCGTTCCATCGAGACGTAAATGTCCTTGTCGGCCATGCCGGCCTTCTGCAGGTCCGCGATCGTAAAGCGCATCATGATCTCGGGGCCGACCAGCATCGCCACGGCATTCTTCGGATCGAATACGGCCTTGGGAATCAGGCGCGTGACCACTCCCACATTGCCCAGCCAGCCGTCCGTCGCCCGGTCCACGGTGATCGTGACGTCCATATCGAACCGTCCGCGCCACTGCTCCAGCTCCTTGGGGAAGAGCAGATCGTCGGGAGTGCGCGCGCCGTAGAGCAGTACGAACTTGCCGTACTCTTCCCGATTGGCGAGGATCTGATAAATGGCCGGGCGTAGCGGGGGAAGCCCGATACCGCCGGCGACGATGACCACATCCTTGCCCTTGGCCTGTTCTACCGGCCATGCGGAGCCGAACGGGCCGCGCATACCCAGCACATCGCCCTTCTTGAGCTTCTGCAGGGCCTTGGTGACCGTGCCGACCGCTCGCGTGGTGTGGATCAGCGGCAGTGGATCCGTCGGATCGCCGCTGATGCTGATGGGCACTTCGCCCACACCGAAAACATACAGCATGTTGAACTGTCCGGGAGCAAACGTAAATTCTCCGCTGCCCGCCGGCTCCAGTTCCATGGTAAACGTATCGTAAGTGTCCTGCGCCGTTCGCCGGATGCGGAACGGACGCATGGTCATGGAATCCTGATTAGTCGCCATAGTTGCTACTCGCCTTGAGGTCAGTCGGAATAGACATCGAGCAGTTGCATGGTCATCGCTTCCACCCGGTCCACGATGATCGGCACAAACCGCTTGTAAAGTTCGAGTTCGAGTTGGGGATCTTTGGTGCACTTTTCGCGCAGGCACTTGGCGTCAATGCGGATCGCCCGCGTGATCTGAATCGCCCGCACGTCGCCGTGCACCCGGTAGGGGGAAACCAGCCAGGACCAGCCGACCACTTCGCCTTCACGCAGCGTCAGATAGGTGATCTCGCCCTTGGTGGGGGAGTACACGTCCAGCGCCACCGAGCCGGCACGGATCAGATAAAACTCGTCCGCCTGATCGCCGTCCCGCGTGATGAATTCGCCCTGGTTGAAACGGACGTTGGACGCGCAGCCGACCATCAATTTGATATACTGCGGATCCAATCCCTTAAAGACCGGATGTTCGGCCAGGATCGGTTCAAGCGTTTCCATGTTGAGGCTCCTTGACTGCGGGTTTGACGCGGAGAGCGGCGGCTTCTTCGGTGATGTCGATGCCGACCGGACACCAGGTGATGCAACGGCCACAGCCGGTGCAGCCCATCTCGCCGAACTGATCCTGCCAGGCCGCGAGCTTGTGGGACAGCCACTGGCGATACCGCGACTTGGCGCTGGTACGGATGCTTCCGCCGTGGATGTAGGAGAAGTCCAGCGTGAAACAGGAATCCCAACGCTTGACCCGCGAGGCCGTCTTGCCGTGCAGATCGGTGTGGTCTTCCATGGTCGTGCAGAAGCAGGTCGGGCAGACCATGGTGCAGTTGCCACAGGTCAGGCAGCGGGAACCGACGTTATCCCAGCGCGGATGCTCGGAATTTTCATAGATCACTTCGCGCAGGCCGTCGGTATTGAGCTTGCGGCCCATCTGCTTTTCGGCTTCGGCAACGACGCGTTCGGCGGCGGCAAGATCTTCCGCCGTGGCTTCACGGTGGGGGATCTCTTTCAGCACCTCTTCACCGCGCTTGGAACCGGTCTCGATCACAAAGCGGTGTTTGCCTTTTTCCACGATCTCGGTCAGGCTCAGGTCAAAGTCGCCGGTCACCTCCGGTCCGGTCTTCATGGAGGCGCAGAAACACGTGCCGCCGGCCTTGCCGCAGTTCAGTGCGACAATAAAGGTCCGCTTGCGCATCGCGGCATAGCCGGGATCCACATACGGCCCTTCGAGCAGCACCTTATCCTGAATGGCAATAGCCCTCAGTTCGCAGGCGCGCACACCCAGCAGGGCATAGCTCGGCAGATCATGATTCGGTGCGATCGGCTGAAGGCCTTCCCGCTTACCCTGCCACACGGTGACGTGGGGTGGACGCAGAAACTGCTTCCACGAGTGCTGCGGGACGGTGTAGCCGAACAGGGCATCATCGGGACGCTTCTTGAGCGCATACTGGCCGTTGGACTGTTCATCGGTCCATCCGGCAGGCAGTTGCGTCGCGTCATCCAGCTCATCATAGACAATCGCCCCATCGCGCACTTGCGGTCCGATGACGCGAAAGCCTTTCTTTCTCAGAGCTTCAATCAGATGAGAGAAATTGCCGCGGTCAAGTGCGGCACGGGTTGGTTTAGATGCAGCTTTGGCCATTGTATCCAATACGTTTCAATTCTGAGGCTCTGCACCGAAAATCGGCAGAGCAGAGGGAGGAAAGCTGACTTGTGAAAATATACGCAAAAGGCGTGACATTGTCAAGCGTACTTTTTCACGTGCCTTTCGGTCTTTTCCGGTGCAAAAATGCTCTACAAAAATCGTGCTAATGATTCTGACCACAGCCTTTGCTTTTCAACGGCCCGGCGGCGGAGGCATGGTGCAGGAGCGTTGTCCGGTTTGTCTGCCGGGAATCCGCAGGTTGTCAAAAATCAGTGCCCAGCGGCTTTTAGCGGGTCATGTTGCCACGGGAAGTGACCCTTGATGGATGCCGAAAGTTGTGGCAAAGGGGTGCCTGTCGATAGTATATTGATGGATTACCTGCCGGCCCATCTTTGAGGACACCTATGCGCCTGAATAACGTCATTTTCTGTATGATTCTGCTGGGGCTGATGCTCACCTTGGGCTCTGCCTCGGCTGTGCCCCGCCACAATAGTAGTCTGGTGGGAGCAGAATATTCGAAGATCGTTATCAAGTCGAAAGTAGATTTGCCGCAGATTGATGAAGTCGGCGGCATTATCGATAATGTGGCGGGGGACACGGCCTGGGTCTACATCCGGCCCGACGCGGCGAAGATCCTGAAGGCGCGTGGCTTTGTAATCATCAAGGTGGAGCAGCCCCGGGGCGGGCGCAACACGCTGGACGATTATCACAATAATGATCAGATTCAGGCACAGTTCGACGCCTGGCAGACGCAGTATCCGACGCTGTTTTCTTATGAGTCCATCGGCACCAGCGCGGGCGGACGCAGCTTGTGGGTATGCAAGCTTTCCAATGGCATCGACAATGACAGCGGTAAAATTGAGGTCAAGTACATTGCCGCGATACATGGCGACGAGAGTGTGGGCACGGAAAACTGCCTGCGCTTTGCCGAGGAACTGCTGACCACTTATCAGACGGACTCGGCGCTGGGCGTGCTGATGAACAATTATGACATCTACCTGCTGCCGCTGATGAATCCCGACGGCAACGCAGCCAGCCCGCAGACGCGCGGGAATGGGCACGGCGTGGACATGAATCGCGCCTTTCCCGACCGGATCGATGACTCCACCAATAGCACGGTAGGCCGCGAGCCGGAAATCGCCGCGGTAATGAACTGGACGGCACAGCACAATTTTATTTTGTCCGCCAATTTTCACGGTGGCGCCGTGGTGACGAACTATCCGTTCGATGGGAGCTACAGCGGGCAGAGCGTGAACACTCCCACGACCGAAGACGCGCTCTTACGCTACATTTCGCTGCGCTATTCCCAGTACAATACTCCCATGTATAACAGCACGGAGTTTGCGCAGGGGATCACCAACGGCTGCGCATGGTACAATATCAACGGCGGAATGCAGGACTGGAACTATGTGTGGATGGGCGACCGGGAAGTGACGATCGAACTCAGTACCATCAAGCATCCGGCGGTTTCGACACTCGAAGGGTTCTGGCAGGACAACCGTCTCTCCATGAGAAATTATCTGTTGGAGGCGCAGTACGGTGCGCGAGGGGTGGTGACCGACAGCGTGACCGGGCAGCCGCTGCGGGCCAATATCAGCTTGAACGGCTCCACCTATTTGACCTACAGCGCGGGCGCGCATGGCGAGTATTTCCGCATGTTGCGGCCTGGAACCTACACCTTGACGTTCTCCGCGCCGGGCTATGTGACCAAGACGTTCAACAACGTCACGGTGACCGGCAGCACACCGACGATGCTGAATGTGCAGCTTCTGTCCGCACCGCGACCTGACATTGCGGTCGTGCCGGCGGCCATCAACAGCACCATCAATCCTTGCTCACAGCAGGACCTGCCCTTTGCCATCAGCAATACCGGAGAAGTCGCGCTCACATGGTCGGCGGCGGAAGCATATGAGAATCACACGGGCTACGGCAGTTCGACCGGCGGCGGATGGAGATTTGTGGACAGCGACCATGCCGGCGGTCCGACCTATTCCTGGGTGGACATTTCGGCCAGCGGCACGGCGGTGACCTTTGCCGGTGATGACCAGACGCTGGGACCGTTTCCGGTGGGCTTCACTTTTCCGTTCTATGGACAGAACTTCAGCACGTTCCGCCTGTGCTCCAATGGCTGGATCTCCTTCAGTTCGGCCTCTACGGCGTATGGGAATACATTTCTGCCGTCCAGTGCATCTCCCGAGAATCTGATTGCGGCATGGTGGGATGATTTGAGTCCGCAGCGCACGGGAACGGTGATTCGCCGCTGGACCAACAATGTAGACAGCCTGGTGGTTTCGTTTGCCAATGTGCAGAGCTACAGCGGCAGCGGCGTGTACACGTTCGAGATGATTCTGTTGTCCTCGGGCAAGATTGTCCTCCAGTACAACAGCATGGGCACGAACCGCTTGACCTCGGCGACCATCGGTTTGCAGAACAGCGACCGCACCAAGGGGACGACAGTGGTGCAGGACGCGGCGTATATTCATAACAGCCTGGCGGTCTCCTTCTGCCCGAGTTCAATGGTGGCACTGGCGCCATCCTCCGGAACGGTGCAACCGCACAGTTCGGTGAATGTGGTGGCTCACCTGAATTCCTGCTGCGTGCCCAATGGAGCCAGTGGGGGCACACTGGCGATTGCTTCCAACGATCCGACGACGCCCGTGCTGAATGTGCCCGTAACGCTCACCGTGACGACGGTGCCGCCGGATGCCGTGGCGGACCTGACGGTTTATCCGGTTGGCGACAACTACCGTTTGGCGTGGAGCGCGTCTGTCAATGCGGCGGGGTACAAGGTATTTCGAATGGATGGCTTTGCACAGGATTATACCACGGGCGCACTGCTGACCGCCGTGCCGATTACGAACACCTTCTTTGTAGATTCCACGGGCGGAGTGACCGCGACCACGTATTATCAGGTGGTGGCCGTGCAGTGAGCTGACGGTCTGTCTTTTCACCTATGCGACACACGAAGAAAGGGCACCCAACGGGTCGCCCTTTCTCATTATCCCAGCGCGGCAAAGCCGATACGGGTGCAGGGCTTAGCCCTGCCGGCGAAGCCGATACAGGTGCAGGGCTTAGCCCTGCGGTTTGAGGATTACGCCCTGGTTGCGGTGGCCGTTCATGCGCACCGTGAGGGGAGAGCCGAAATGCAGATGCCGGACGAAACTGGTTTCTTCGACGGCGGGCTGCTCCTTCAGCCATTGCCAATCGAGCAAACCGTCGCCGCTATCGGGATTGACGGTGAAATAACCGATGCGATAGGCGATGATGTTCTGAAAGAAATGCGCGCCTTGCGAGGGCTCGACTTTGAAATCTTTGAAGCCGGATTCGATGATGATTTTTGCTCCGGAGAGTTGGTCCCACGAGGCGGGAATGCCCAGCCACGGATCGGCACTCCCCCAGCGGCCCACGCCGATCAGCAGATACGGAATGTCCTTCTCCAGCAGCACGGCATTGAAATGCCCTACGTCGCGCGCGACGTCATGGCTGCGGCTGCGGTCAAAGCTGTCGATGTCCACCACCACAATGTCCCGCAGATCATCGACTTTGCCGACGCCCAGCACGCGCGAACTGTGGCAGAGCAGAGTCTGCGGTTCGTGGTCGCCGATCTCCAGTTCCTCCAGTTCACGGCTGAGGACGAAGGGCCGTACCTGCAGGATGCCGAATTCCCGCGGAGTGTCGCGTGGCACAGAGAGATTGACGGCGAACTCGATCTCTACCGGGCCATTCATTCCCCACGTGCCCATCTCCAGAACCCGTGTGGCGATTTCCGGAAGCGGAAAGAGTTTGTGCTTGAGGATCGGTGCAAAGTTCACCAGACGCATGCCTTCCCGGCCAAGGCCATCGTGCATGGAATCATCTTCCACACAATATGTGGAGCCCACGGCATGCAGCGTGCCATCCCGCTCGGCGGTATCCAGCGTGTACTGCTCCAGATCGATCTCCTGTGCGGGATCGTGGCTTTCGGTGCTGTCGCAGACCTTCAGAGCGTAAAAGGACTTTTGCGCGTATTCGAGCAGATCCTGCGTGGTGGAGAACTGCATCAGGTGGCGCGGATATTTGGGGCAGAAACGCATGGCGGAGCCGCCTTCGACGACGGTTTTGCCCAGACCGAGCGCCACCACCACGACGCCATCTTCAGAGGTGAGAGGTGGCGCGGGATAGAAGTTGTGGGAGCGCGCCACGCCGGAGACATCGGGGTAGAAGCGGGAGCCATGACAGGCGCCCATGAGCTTCTGAATGATGACCGCCATCTTCTCTTCTTCGAGACGGTAGGGAGTGGAGCGGATGTAACGCCGCGCTGCCGGGGAAAAGGTAGAGGCATACACGCGCTTGATGGCGGCTGCGAGCTGCTCCAAACGTACATTGGAATCAGGATCGTTGTTGGGCAGCATGAAGGTACGGTAGACGCCGGCGAAGGGATGGAATTGCGAATCTTCGAGCAGGCTCGAGGAGCGAATCGCGAGCGGGTATTGCGCCACATCGAGCAGCACCGCCAGTTCGGCCAGCAGGCCGGCGGGGAGGTTGGCCTCGAGGAAGCGGCGTTCGATATCTTCCTCTTCGAGCGCCGAGAGTGCGAATTCCCGCAGATGATTGTCATCGAGGAAGCGGTCGAAGATGTCGCTGCACAGTACGACACAGGGCGGTACCATGATGCGGATGTGGTCGAAGTTCTGGCCGAAATCGTAGTGATGCAGCACATGATTGGCAAAGGCCAGTCCGCGCGCCTTGCCGCCCAGAGAGCCGCTGCCGATGCGGGCAAAGCCGTCCGCAGGATCGAAGACTTCCCGGCTGAAATCCGATACGTGCCCCCGCGCGCGTTCGATGCGGAAGTTGCCTATCGACTGAACCAGATCGTTGCGCAGGTCTTCAAGGGTCGGATAGTCGGAAACCTTGCGCGGCTTAAGCATGTCGGCGAGTTCGAATTCGGTGCGCGCCTTCAGCCAGTTGGAGAAGTGATCGCGTTCGGCATGGTAGCGGATGCTAAGCGCGTCCACGGTGCGGAGTTTCTGCTCCAGTTCCCGCATGTCCCGGGCACGGGCGACCTCCCGCCCATCGGGCAGATGGAAGACGAAATCCCCGAAGCCGAAGGCGACTTCCATGAAGTGCCGCAGATCGAGCAGTAAGGTAGGCGAGGATTTGAGCGCGAACTGCACGCCAAGCTTGCCGGCCAGCGCGGCCGTGTTCGGATTGGATGATTGGAGCAGGACTGGAATATCGGGCCGCCGCGCTTTAAGCCGCTGTACGAATTCCGCTCCGGCTTCGGGGTTGAGCTTGCCATCTTTGGGAAATTCCACATCGGAGATGACGCCGAGCACGGAGTGCTCATAGCGGGAATAGTAGTCCCACGCCTCTTCGAAGTGATCGCAAAGCAGAATCTTGGGCCGTGCGCGCATGCGCAGCAGCTTGTGGTAAAGGTTGACACTTTCGGAAATCAGGCTCTGCGAGTGCCGCATCAGCTCCGTGTAGGCCATGGGCAGATAGGAGGAGTAGAAGCGGATGTTGTCCTCGATGAGGAGAATCGTTTGCACGCCCATCATCGACGCATCATGCTCGACATTCCAGCGGTCTTCGATGTATTTGACGATGGCGAGCAGAATTCGAAAATCTCCCTGCCAGATGAAGACGCGTTCAAGCAGCGGTTCCGTGCGGATGCGCAGCAGCTCGCGAAACTCGCGGTTGTCGAAGGCCAGCAGCACTACCGGCATGCCCGGCCGCAGGTCCCGCATGGCGCGCACGAAGTCCAGCACGGGCAGATCCCCGAGATGCATGGTGGTGATCACCAGATCGAAGCACGGATTTTCGGCGGCCAGTTGCAGCGCCTGTGAGGCATGGGAAACGCGGGTGAGATTGGGCTCGCGGCTGAGGTTCAGCTCCATGAACTCGGTGGTGAGCTGCTCGTGAAGCTGCCCGTCCTGCGCAAGGAGGAAGGAATCATAGAGGCTGGACACGACGAGAATCTCCTGCACACGGAGGCGCATGAGATTCTGAAAATCGGTGGTGCGGTTCTGGGAACCGAGCGGTGGAAAACGGTCAAGATCGGTCATGGGGGAAAAGGTGTTGTTCCGCTAACCCTGTGCATACACCACGGCGCGGAGGGTTGCCCCTCCGCGCCGCTCGCACTGACCCGTCAGCATACAATTAGATGAGGCCCTGATCCATCATGGAATTGGCGACCTTGATGAATCCGGCAATGTTGGCGCCGTTCACATAGTTGCCGGGCGTGCCGTATTTCTCGGATGCGTCCACGCAGGATTTGTGAATGCTCTTCATGATTTGATGCAGGCGCTGGTCCACTTCCTCGCGCGGCCAGCTTAGGCGCATGCTGTTCTGCGACATCTCGAGACCGGAGGTGGCGACACCGCCGGCATTGGCGGCCTTGCCGGGTCCGTAGAGAATCTTCTTGTCGATGAAGAGTTCCACGCCGTCGGGGGTCGTAGGCATGTTGGCGCCTTCTGAGACCACGTAGACACCGTTCTTGAGCAGATTGGCGGCGTCATGGGCATTGATCTCGTTTTGCGTGGCGCTGGGGAAGGCGCAGTCGGCCTTGTGATCCCACAGCGGATTGTAGTCCAGCTTGGAATCCACCGGGGTGTAGGTGGCCGTCTTGAACTTGGTGGCATACTCCTGAATGCGGCCACGGCGCACGTTTTTCAGATCCATCATGAAGGCCAGCTTGTCATTGGTGATGCCTTCGGGATCATAGATGCTGCCGTTGGAATCGGAGCAGGTGACGACCTTTCCGCCGAGCTGGTTGATCTTCTCGATGGTGTACTGCGAGACGTTGCCGCTGCCCGAGACGAGGCAGATCTTGTCGCGCAGCGTCTGGCCCTTGGTGGAGAGCATTTCCGCCGCGAAGTAGACCGCGCCGTAGCCGGTAGCTTCGGGACGAATCAGCGAACCGCCCCAGCCGAGACCCTTGCCCGTAAGCACGCCGGTGAACTCATTGCGGAGTTTGCGGTAGGTGCCAAACAAAAAGCCGATCTCGCGCCCACCCACACCGATATCACCCGCCGGAACGTCCGTGTCGGGGCCGATGTGACGGAAGAGTTCCATCATGAAGCTCTGGCAGAAGCGCATCACTTCATTGTCACTCTTCCCTTTGGGATCGAAATCGGAACCGCCCTTGCCGCCGCCCATGGGGAGCGTGGTGAGGCTGTTTTTGAAAACTTGCTCGAACGCGAGGAACTTGAGAATGCCGAGGTTCACCGAGGGATGGAAGCGCAGACCGCCCTTGTACGGGCCAATGGCGCTGTTCATCTCGATACGGAAGCCGCGGTTGACATGCACATCACCCTGATCATCCATCCAGGGGACGCGGAACATGAGGACGCGTTCCGGCTCCACGATGCGCTCGACGATCTTTGCCTTGCGATATTCGGGATGGCGCTCGATAACGAGTTCCAGAGACTCGACGACTTCCTGCACCGCCTGATGGAATTCGGGCTCGGCAGGATTCTTGGCCTTGACCATGGCCATGATTTCAGTCACGAAACCGGACTTTTTCTGGGTCCCGGTCTTGGTTGAGACTTCGGAAACGGTAGGCATGAACTACTCCTTGCTTCTGGTGTTAACTTATCTTAACGACAAGCAAAAAAACACAGAGATCAGACTGCCGTCTGAATAAGGCGTCCCGCTTTTGGGGTCACTTCCGTCGCCCGCCAGCAGTCCGTAGAGTAGCCGTTTCCGGGGTCATATTCCGTCGCCCGTTACGGCAGATAGAAATCTATCGAGAGATTCTACTGTCCGTGAGGAGGGAGGGGCTTCCGCAGTCGGGGTCTTTTCCGTCGCCCTTTGCGGTCAGCAATTTTGCGCCGACGGGGTCTTTTCCGTCGCCCGGTGCACAAATGGTAGGGTCCGTGGGTTAGGCTGCTACTGAACACTCCTTCTGATTGGGCGGCGCGGAGGCATAATCCTCTAAGATTCTGCCGGTTGCCGCAGGTGATACGCATTGTGAAAAAATGCGCATTTGGTGTAAAAACAGAAACTAAGTCTGCCGCTACGGCGAGCGTAATCGGCCCTGATGCGGCAGTTTAGCTTGACAGTACAATATGCGAAATATAAGGTAACTTGTCAAGTGATAAAACTATATCGTCCATAGGGAGTCATGATAAACTCAGTTCACGAAAAGCAAAGACGAATCTTCGGCACGGCACTTGCAATATTGCGGGACAATGCGTTTATTAACAAGTACAACGCACATTTGATGGGCATAGCATAAGTGTGATCAACTCATTCTTCACGTCGGATCTGCATGGCCACCCGCATCGCTATGAAAAACTCATCGCGGCTATCGAGCACGAGACGCCCAAGGCGGTCTTTCTGGGAGGCGATTTGCTGCCGCATCATCTGGCATCGCCCGCTTCGAGAGGCATTGTAGATCAGGACTTTATTGTCGACTATCTGGTGCCGCTGTTTGCCGAACTGCGGGGGCGACTCGGTGAAGCGTATCCGGCGGTGTTTGTGATTCTCGGCAATGATGATCCGGGCTTTGAAGAAGAGATGATGCTGGCCGGGGAAGAGGCCGGGTTGTGGAATTACGTCCATAACCGCTGCTATGAACTTGAAGGCTTCCCGGTTTACGGCTATGCCTTTGTGCCGCCGACGCCGTTTCTGCTGAAGGACTGGGAGCGGTATGATGTGTCGCGGTATGTGGAGCCCGGATCGGTTTCACCCGAAGAAGGAATCCGCACAGTGGCCGTTTCGGACACGGAGAAGAGATACGGCACCATCTGGAGTGATCTGGCGGCGCTGGCCGGCGAGAGCGATCTTTCCCGCGCGGTATTTCTGTTTCATTCACCGCCGCACGACACGCCGCTGGACAGAGCCGCACTGGACGGCAGAAAGGTGGACTATGTGTCCATGGACGTCCACGTGGGCAGCATCGCGATTCGCCGCTTCATCGAAGAGCGCCAGCCGCTGCTGACTCTGCACGGGCATATTCACGAATCGGCGCGGCTGACGGGATCGTGGCGCGAGCGGATCGGCACCACGCTCTGCTTCGGCGGTGCACATGACGGGCCGGAGTTGCCGCTCATCCGGTTTGATCTGGAGAATCCGGAAGGGGCGACACGGGAACTGCTTTAGCGCCCGGCTTGCCGGGCGACGTTCTATTCGCCCACCACAAGCCGCAGAGTGTCGCGTCCCGGTACACCGCGGCTGTCGCAGACGCTGGCCCAGACGAGGTTCTCGCCGGAGTGACGGAAGGTATAGCTGACGCGATAGAGCCAACGACTCATATAATAGAGCGTGGTGTCAAACCCCGCATAAAAGATATAGCCATTCCCTTCGCCGGCGAAGGTGAAGGTGGAGTCCACCATGCCGTATGGACCGGGGTACGTGTCCACCATCAGCGTGCATGGCAGCAGGGCGCGGACCGAAGCGGATTGCACCTGTATCCGTAAGTCCGGCGGCGGGTCAAGGCGGGCTCCGATGGTGATTTCATGGGTTGCAATCTGTGGTTCGGACATGCCATCGCCGATCCGCGCCGTTACGAAATAGGATCCGGTCTCATAGAAGCAGTGGGGCAGCGAAAAGGTGCGGGGGCGCAGTTCCGGGAGCGAGGTGTCCACATGCCCGGCGTCCTCGAAACAGATTTCGAACAGACGCACGGGATTTGTTCCATTGGTGACAGTGAAGGTGAAACTCACGGAATCGTCGGGATAGGCGAGGTCAGGTCCTGAGATCTCTACCGTGGAGGGAGTCGCGTCCATACGTCCGCGATGATCGGCGCAACCATAAAGTATACTCATCGCCAGCAGCAGCAGTCCGGTGAACGTCCATCGATTACGCATTTTTACATTTCCTGTGTGTGCAAAGTTCACGGGGCCACACCCCAAATGGTCGTGATGCAAGCGGGACCGATACGGATCCGGTTCCGGTCTTCCTTCATCCCTCATCCTTCCGCCTTCATCCTTCTCTTCAGGGGCAGAGGCCGGGCGGCATCGGTGACGGCGCCGATTTTGGCGGCAAAGGGGCCGCGGGCGGCAATGTCCTGGTCGGTGACGATGTGGGCGTCGAGCAGTTTGCCGCTGCGGTATCCGGTGCGCAGGTAGTTCATCTCATCGAGGCAGAGGCTCCAGCCTTCCAGCCATTCTTCCAGCATCTGCCGCTGGCAATCATCACCCGCAAAATGTACCAACAGATCAATGTCACTGCCGGGTCCGGCGGTGGCATTTTTTGCGCTGCCGAAGACATACAGGGCCTTGACGCCGAAGCGGTCCGCGTCGAGGTGCTCGGCAATCTTCTCGGCCATCTGCAATCTCCAGCGCCAGTGCTCTTCGGCGGGCTGTTCCGAAGCTGGCGGCATGTAGCCGCTGCGCGATTCGACCGTGGCGGCGGGGCGCGCCAGAATGCCCACGGCCTGCTCCAGATCGGCGTTCATCAGAATGCGCAGGATGCGTCCATTGGCGACTTTCGGCACATCGATCACGCGGATGATCGGTGCCAGGTCCGCGTATTCGGGAGCCAGATCGGCCAGCATGTTCGGCGAGCCGCTCAAGAACTCCTCGT
This window encodes:
- a CDS encoding 4Fe-4S dicluster domain-containing protein, which codes for MAKAASKPTRAALDRGNFSHLIEALRKKGFRVIGPQVRDGAIVYDELDDATQLPAGWTDEQSNGQYALKKRPDDALFGYTVPQHSWKQFLRPPHVTVWQGKREGLQPIAPNHDLPSYALLGVRACELRAIAIQDKVLLEGPYVDPGYAAMRKRTFIVALNCGKAGGTCFCASMKTGPEVTGDFDLSLTEIVEKGKHRFVIETGSKRGEEVLKEIPHREATAEDLAAAERVVAEAEKQMGRKLNTDGLREVIYENSEHPRWDNVGSRCLTCGNCTMVCPTCFCTTMEDHTDLHGKTASRVKRWDSCFTLDFSYIHGGSIRTSAKSRYRQWLSHKLAAWQDQFGEMGCTGCGRCITWCPVGIDITEEAAALRVKPAVKEPQHGNA
- a CDS encoding cyclic nucleotide-binding domain-containing protein, which codes for METLEPILAEHPVFKGLDPQYIKLMVGCASNVRFNQGEFITRDGDQADEFYLIRAGSVALDVYSPTKGEITYLTLREGEVVGWSWLVSPYRVHGDVRAIQITRAIRIDAKCLREKCTKDPQLELELYKRFVPIIVDRVEAMTMQLLDVYSD
- a CDS encoding FAD/NAD(P)-binding protein, with product MATNQDSMTMRPFRIRRTAQDTYDTFTMELEPAGSGEFTFAPGQFNMLYVFGVGEVPISISGDPTDPLPLIHTTRAVGTVTKALQKLKKGDVLGMRGPFGSAWPVEQAKGKDVVIVAGGIGLPPLRPAIYQILANREEYGKFVLLYGARTPDDLLFPKELEQWRGRFDMDVTITVDRATDGWLGNVGVVTRLIPKAVFDPKNAVAMLVGPEIMMRFTIADLQKAGMADKDIYVSMERNMKCGVGLCGHCQCGPSFVCKDGPVYSYETIRDWMRKREI
- a CDS encoding PEP/pyruvate-binding domain-containing protein, which gives rise to MTDLDRFPPLGSQNRTTDFQNLMRLRVQEILVVSSLYDSFLLAQDGQLHEQLTTEFMELNLSREPNLTRVSHASQALQLAAENPCFDLVITTMHLGDLPVLDFVRAMRDLRPGMPVVLLAFDNREFRELLRIRTEPLLERVFIWQGDFRILLAIVKYIEDRWNVEHDASMMGVQTILLIEDNIRFYSSYLPMAYTELMRHSQSLISESVNLYHKLLRMRARPKILLCDHFEEAWDYYSRYEHSVLGVISDVEFPKDGKLNPEAGAEFVQRLKARRPDIPVLLQSSNPNTAALAGKLGVQFALKSSPTLLLDLRHFMEVAFGFGDFVFHLPDGREVARARDMRELEQKLRTVDALSIRYHAERDHFSNWLKARTEFELADMLKPRKVSDYPTLEDLRNDLVQSIGNFRIERARGHVSDFSREVFDPADGFARIGSGSLGGKARGLAFANHVLHHYDFGQNFDHIRIMVPPCVVLCSDIFDRFLDDNHLREFALSALEEEDIERRFLEANLPAGLLAELAVLLDVAQYPLAIRSSSLLEDSQFHPFAGVYRTFMLPNNDPDSNVRLEQLAAAIKRVYASTFSPAARRYIRSTPYRLEEEKMAVIIQKLMGACHGSRFYPDVSGVARSHNFYPAPPLTSEDGVVVVALGLGKTVVEGGSAMRFCPKYPRHLMQFSTTQDLLEYAQKSFYALKVCDSTESHDPAQEIDLEQYTLDTAERDGTLHAVGSTYCVEDDSMHDGLGREGMRLVNFAPILKHKLFPLPEIATRVLEMGTWGMNGPVEIEFAVNLSVPRDTPREFGILQVRPFVLSRELEELEIGDHEPQTLLCHSSRVLGVGKVDDLRDIVVVDIDSFDRSRSHDVARDVGHFNAVLLEKDIPYLLIGVGRWGSADPWLGIPASWDQLSGAKIIIESGFKDFKVEPSQGAHFFQNIIAYRIGYFTVNPDSGDGLLDWQWLKEQPAVEETSFVRHLHFGSPLTVRMNGHRNQGVILKPQG
- a CDS encoding M14 family zinc carboxypeptidase, yielding MRLNNVIFCMILLGLMLTLGSASAVPRHNSSLVGAEYSKIVIKSKVDLPQIDEVGGIIDNVAGDTAWVYIRPDAAKILKARGFVIIKVEQPRGGRNTLDDYHNNDQIQAQFDAWQTQYPTLFSYESIGTSAGGRSLWVCKLSNGIDNDSGKIEVKYIAAIHGDESVGTENCLRFAEELLTTYQTDSALGVLMNNYDIYLLPLMNPDGNAASPQTRGNGHGVDMNRAFPDRIDDSTNSTVGREPEIAAVMNWTAQHNFILSANFHGGAVVTNYPFDGSYSGQSVNTPTTEDALLRYISLRYSQYNTPMYNSTEFAQGITNGCAWYNINGGMQDWNYVWMGDREVTIELSTIKHPAVSTLEGFWQDNRLSMRNYLLEAQYGARGVVTDSVTGQPLRANISLNGSTYLTYSAGAHGEYFRMLRPGTYTLTFSAPGYVTKTFNNVTVTGSTPTMLNVQLLSAPRPDIAVVPAAINSTINPCSQQDLPFAISNTGEVALTWSAAEAYENHTGYGSSTGGGWRFVDSDHAGGPTYSWVDISASGTAVTFAGDDQTLGPFPVGFTFPFYGQNFSTFRLCSNGWISFSSASTAYGNTFLPSSASPENLIAAWWDDLSPQRTGTVIRRWTNNVDSLVVSFANVQSYSGSGVYTFEMILLSSGKIVLQYNSMGTNRLTSATIGLQNSDRTKGTTVVQDAAYIHNSLAVSFCPSSMVALAPSSGTVQPHSSVNVVAHLNSCCVPNGASGGTLAIASNDPTTPVLNVPVTLTVTTVPPDAVADLTVYPVGDNYRLAWSASVNAAGYKVFRMDGFAQDYTTGALLTAVPITNTFFVDSTGGVTATTYYQVVAVQ